GCTATAAACTAGCTAATCCGAAAAAATATGGGACAAGATAAGGATGGAATCTTGCACTAGAATGCTTAATTTAAACAAAAAATAATCAGTAAAGACAAGTATTCATACTCTGCCTACCTATCTATATCTTCCTAACTACACAAGTTCCCGATTTGTCAGGTATTGGAATGACATATTCTGGTTTGTCTGAAAAAAATGAATCGATAGCTTTTTTAGCACCTGCCCAATACATACTTGAATAATCGTGCATAATAAGAAAACCTCCCTTGACCATTCTAGGATAAAAGTATTCTAATGATTCTGCTATAGGTTTTTCCAAATCACAGTCAATATGTACTATGCTAAATGATTCTAATTCTCCAACTTGCTCAAGACTCTCTGGAAAATAGCCTTTTACGTAAGTTGTGTTTTCTTCGCCTACTACCCTCTTGACATCAGCCAGCGAGGTGTCTTTAAATGAATCTTTGTTGGTGTTGCTATCAATTCCTTGAATATCTCTTTGGTCAAATCCCTCATAGGTATCAAAAAGATAACATGTAGTGCCTACTTGTCGTGCATATTTTGCCAAAAGAAAACCCGAATTACCTTTATACACACCAATTTCCATTACATTTCCAATAATATTCTCATCAAGCAAAGATTCTATACACAAGTTCAGAAAGAAAAACCTTCCTAAATCTCCACTATTATTAAAATAATTTCCATCTATCCACTTATTAATATCTTTATATTCAAGAAAATTAGATTGCTTCTGATACTGAGCAAAATTGTCTGAATATCTATCTGGTAGGTGGGAAAGATAAAACAAACTATTGTTCTCACTGGATAATATATGTCTATTTACTGAGTTTGTGCTATGGATATAATGAATAAAAAAACGTTCAATATCAACTCCTGTAACTTTAGAAAGAGAAGATAGCAACTTAACTGTGAGAGATATTAGTTTTGATTTCATTTTTTGTATAAAATTCGAATTTTGATGTATTGTTTTAGCTTGGCTAAGTAAGGATGATTTTAAAATAATCGGATAAAGATACATATTTATAATCAAATGCCTTTGAAAAATCGCAGGATAGCTGTAGTTAAGTATAAGGGAAGATTTTTTGAAAAAATATGAGCGAAACTGAGATTTTATTAAAGACAACTTAAACAAAAGTCATCTTGCCCTACCTAAAAATTATGTAAAAACTGAGCCTAGCCGATTTTATCTTGCAGTAGGATACTTTTAGATGTTAATTCGTAGTTTTAATACTATAAAGTTGTTTAAGTCCTGAAAGTGAGCGAAGCGAATGCAATTGTCGATACTGACCTAAATAATTTGTTTTATTCTTAAACAACTTCTATAAATAGAGAGAAAAAGAAAAACACAACTTAAATTTATTATCCATTTTTTACTTATGAATTCAAAAACTACTTTTAAAGTATCTGTTGTCTTTGTTTTGCTGCTTATCAATTTTTTAAGCTTTGCTCAAGCTCCCTTAGACGGTGATAATTCACTTATTTTAGACAGCATACAAATCAAAAACACTCAAGTGCAGTTGCAAACCCAAAAAAAAGAGTGGCTGCTTCGTCTGTTTGATGGAATAGAAATTACAACAAAACATTCGTTGGAAGAAGTAAAATGGAAACCGAATTT
This window of the Bernardetia sp. genome carries:
- a CDS encoding TylF/MycF/NovP-related O-methyltransferase; its protein translation is MKSKLISLTVKLLSSLSKVTGVDIERFFIHYIHSTNSVNRHILSSENNSLFYLSHLPDRYSDNFAQYQKQSNFLEYKDINKWIDGNYFNNSGDLGRFFFLNLCIESLLDENIIGNVMEIGVYKGNSGFLLAKYARQVGTTCYLFDTYEGFDQRDIQGIDSNTNKDSFKDTSLADVKRVVGEENTTYVKGYFPESLEQVGELESFSIVHIDCDLEKPIAESLEYFYPRMVKGGFLIMHDYSSMYWAGAKKAIDSFFSDKPEYVIPIPDKSGTCVVRKI